Below is a window of bacterium DNA.
AATCCTTCCAAGGGTCAGACCACCTTCAAGTACCAACTGCCGAAAGCTACTAACGTATGCCTTACAGTCTACAATGTGGCCGGGCAGACGGTGAAGCGGTTCGATATGGGAACAAAACCTGCCGGTTACCACACCATCAACTGGAATGCAAACCAAATGGCGGCCGGGGTATACCTTTACCGGTTGCAGGCCGGCGACTTTAGTTCCACTAAGAAGCTGATGATAGTCAGGTAACCAGACCTGGATCAAAAAGGGGGAGAGCTTGCTCTCCCCCTTTTTGATTGCAATCGCTTGACAAATTTGTTAAAAAACTTAAAAATCAACGCTTTTTTTACTTTCAGACAAAGTCCGTAATACTGGTTTCCAACTTTATAAAATGCTGTTGACAGAAGCGCATAACTTATGATATTATACTATGTTAAACCTTATATAAAGGGGGCAGAAAATGCCGGAAGCCGAAGGCGCTTTTGAAAAAGTATTGAAAGCGGGGGAGATCCTTTTCCGCGAGGGTGAACGGGGCGAGGAAATGTACCTGATACGCTCGGGTAAAGTTGAGATATCCAACTCGGCCGGAGGGGCCAAAAAAGTGCTGGCCACCCTTTCCGAGGGCTCGTTCCTGGGAGAGATGGCCATAGTGGACGATGCCCCGCGCTCGGCCACCGCCACCGCCCTGACCGAGGTTTCGCTTCTGATCCTGGACCGGGCGGCCTTCAAGGGCCAGATCCAGGAGAACCCGATGGTGGATTACCTGATCTCCAGCCTGGTGCGCCGGCTGCGCGAGACCAACGAGCAGGTGAAGATCCTGCTGCAGAAGGACGACGTCTGCCGGATCGCGGCCTCGCTTTTGAACCTGGGCCGGGAGAAGGGCGCCCCCGACGGTTCCGGGGTGCTGGTCAAGGGCAGTTACACCCCCGACGGGTTTGCCAGCCAGGTGGGGGTGGGCAA
It encodes the following:
- a CDS encoding Crp/Fnr family transcriptional regulator, which translates into the protein MPEAEGAFEKVLKAGEILFREGERGEEMYLIRSGKVEISNSAGGAKKVLATLSEGSFLGEMAIVDDAPRSATATALTEVSLLILDRAAFKGQIQENPMVDYLISSLVRRLRETNEQVKILLQKDDVCRIAASLLNLGREKGAPDGSGVLVKGSYTPDGFASQVGVGKAKAAEILEKMQKQGLMEFSADGIKIASMGDLEEFWKFATLKEKFKEM
- a CDS encoding T9SS type A sorting domain-containing protein: NPSKGQTTFKYQLPKATNVCLTVYNVAGQTVKRFDMGTKPAGYHTINWNANQMAAGVYLYRLQAGDFSSTKKLMIVR